The window GTTCTGCTCGCCTATTCGGCGCGCAACCGTTCAGCATCCTGCCGCATCCCCTATGGCGCTGGGGCCAAGGCGAAGCGCGTCGAGGTTCGCTTCCCGGATGCGATGGCCAACCCCTATCTTGCCTATGCCGCGCTGTTCATGGCCGGGCTCGACGGGATCGAGAACAAGATTCATCCCGGCGACGCGATGGACAAGAACCTCTATGACCTGCCGCCAGAAGAACTGGCGCAGGTGCCGACCGTGTGCGGTTCGCTGCGTGAAGCACTCGAAGCGCTTGAGGCTGATCACGCCTATCTGCTGAAGGGCGATGTGTTCTCGAAGGACCAGATCGAATCCTATATCGAACTCAAGATGGAAGACGTCGCCCGCTGGGAAATGACGCCGAGCCCGGTCGAGTTCGACATGTATTATTCCTACTGATCCAGAAATTCGGGGCGGTGGCTGAAAGGCTGCCGCCCCTTTTTTTAGGCCAGCTGGGAAATCCGGATGGCTGGAGGGGGGGTCGGTTGCGCACCCTGTTCGGGATCGAAGCGATGCCAGCCGTCTGGGCCGAGCCTCTCGATCGGCCGGAATTTCGTCTTGTATTCCATCCTGCTTGAACCCTGGATCCAATAGCCAAGATAGACATAGGGCAATCCGGCCGCACCTGCGCGCAGGATATGGTCCATGATGATGAAATTGCCGAGACCCACCCGCGTCTCATCCTGCGCCGCAAAGAAGCTGTAGATCATCGAAAGCCCGTCGCCTTGCTGGTCGGTCAGGCAGGCACCAACCAGTCGACCCGGCATGCCGTTGACCGACGGTTCGCGATATTCGATCACAAAGGTGTTGACGGGCGTCTGTTCCACCATGTCGGCAAAGTCGATTTCGTCCATTCCAGCCATTCCGCCATCGGGGTGGCGCGCGGCGAGATATTGCCGCAGCAGCTGGTATTGTTCATCGGTTGACCAGGGCTGGGCGGCGGTGACCTCAAGGTCCGAATGGCGTTTCAGAACCTTGCGCTGACTGGCGTTCGGAGCGAACTCCTGTGTCACGACGCGCACGGAAATACAGGCCGAACAATCCCCGCAGCTCGGACGATAGGCAACACCCTGGCTGCGACGAAAGCCGATCTTGCCAAGGGCATCATTCAGTTCGCTCGCGTTGGCGCCTGTCAGTTCTGTGAAGACCTTGCGTTCCTGCTTGCCTGGCAAATAGGGGCAAGGCGACGGGCTGGTGACAAAAAATCTCGGAAACCGGAATTGTGCTGTCACGGCCGATCCGTCTCCCAAACGGTGTTACGAGAATAGCTGGTGCGTTATGGAACGACATGCCGGTTATGAAAAGGGCATTTACCATCAAAAAACGGTAAACGCGAAAATGGCCTTGATATCAGGCCAGTTCGACCTGCGACACGTCATAGCCGGCTTCGCGCAACGCGGCGATCAGGCGCGCCAGGTGCGGAGCGTCTCGTGTCTCGCATTCGATATCGGTAATGAGACCCTTGGCTGGCAAATCGGTGAAGACGCGCTGGTGATAGATTTCGAGCACGTTGACATTCTGTTCGGCAATCACTCGGAACACGTTCACCAGTGCCCCTGGCCGATCCTGCAGCCGGATGCGGATGCGCGCCAAACGACCCGAGCGGACCTGATCGCGCAGCAGCACATTGGCCAGCAAGCGCGTATCAATGTTGCCGCCTGTCAGGACAATGCCGACCGTGCGTCCGCGGAACTGATCGGCATGCTCCATGAGCGCAGCAAGCCCTGCAGCACCCGCGCCTTCGACCACTGTCTTTTCGATCTGGAGAAGGAGGCTGACGGCTTCTTCGAGCCGCCGTTCGCTGACGAGCAGGATTTCATCCACCAGCGTCTTGACGAAGCGCCGGGTCAGTTCGCCCGGATGCTTGACAGCAATACCTTCAGCCAGCGTATCGCCCGTGCACGGCGCATCTGCGCCCGTCACGACATTGTGCATCGACGGATAGAGTTCGGCCTCGACGCCGATCACCCGGAGGTCGGGACGCAGGGCCTTGGCCGCCGTTGCCATTCCGGAAATGAGCCCGCCGCCGCCAATGGGCACCACAAGTGTGTCGATGTCGGGTGCGTCCTCAAGCATTTCGAGCGCAACCGTTCCCTGCCCTGCGATGATATCGGGTTCGTCGAAGGGATGCACAAAGGTCAGGCTGCGCTCGCCTTCCAGGGCGCGGGCATGCGCATTGGCGGCTTCGAAGGTTTCGCCGTAGAGCACTACGGTTGCGCCATGGGCTTCGGTCTGCATCACTTTCACGGTCGGGGTCAGTTTTGGCATGACGATCGTGACAGGAACGCCAAGCCGTTTGCCATGGTAGGCAAGGCCCTGGGCATGGTTTCCGGCGGAGGCTGCGATGACGCCATTCTTGCGCGCATTGTCTCCCATCAGGAGCAGGCGGTTGAGCGCCCCGCGCTCCTTGTAGGCCGCCGTGAACTGCAGGTTTTCGAACTTCAGGTAAATGTTCGCCCCCGTCATCGCAGAAAGTGTCTGGCTTTGCAGCGTGGGCGTGCGGATAACCGCACCGCTGACGCGGTCATGGGCGGCGCGGACATCGTCGAGCGTGACGGGCAGGTGATCCAAGTCTGACATGCGGGCGCCCTAACGCATCTGGCGCTGTTGGCAAACAGTGCTTATGCTCGCCTGCATGGCAAAACTGGCTTTTATCGGACTCGGCGTGATGGGTGGGCCGATGGCACAGCACCTGGCCGAAGCCGGGCACGACATGACGGTTTACAACCGGACACAGTCCCGGGCAGATGCCTGGGTCCGGGTCAATGGCGGTCGCAGCGCCTCCAGCCCGGCCGAAGCTGCCGAAGACGCGGATGCCGTCATTACCTGCGTTGGCAATGATGATGATCTGGCTGCCGTCACGCTGTCGCGCGATGGTGCCTTCCGGACGATGCGCAAAGACAGCCTGTTCATCGATCACACAACTGTCTCGGCAAAGATCGCGCGGCAACTCGCAGTCGAAGCCAAGGACAAGTACATCCTGCCGATTGATGCACCGATGACCGGCGGTCAGATCGGGGCACAGAAGGGTGCGCTTACCCTGATGTGCGGCGGCCGGGCGAAAGCCATCGAAGCGGCGACGCCGATCATGCAGGCCTATGCCGCCAAGATCGTCCATGTGGGGCCGACGGGCGCGGGGCAGTTGACCAAGATGGTCAACCAGATCGGTTTTGCCGGGATCGTCCAGTCACTTGCCGAGGCGATCCGTTTTGCACAGGCCGAAAATCTCGATCTCGACAAGGTCTTCGAAGCCATTTCTGGCGGGGCGGCCTCAAGCTGGCAGATGACTAACCGCTGGGCCACAATGGCGCGCGACGAATTCGACTTCGGGTTGGCTGTGGACCTGATGCGCAAGGACCTTGGCCTTGCCTTTGATGAGGCGCGCGGCAACGGCGCGACTCTTCCGGTGACGGCACTCGTCGACCAGTTCCTTGCCGATGTGCAGGGCTTGGGCGGCGGACGCCAAGACCCAAGCGCGCTGATCCGCCGGCTGGCAAAACCGGATTAGGGTTTGTGCAGTGATTTGAATAGGGTGCATTTCGAAGATGCACCTGCAAGAGCGCCAGGAAAGTTGGAGCGCAGAATGGCCAAGACGTCGAGACGCCTTTTCGCTGGTGCCGCAGCAATGTTGTTGGCGCCCTCTTTGACGCCAATTGCCTCGGCATCAACCAGGGCATGTGACGGCACTGAAGAGGCAAATCGCAACATCGTGCTTGCCTTTTACAACGAAGCACTGGTTGGCCTTCAGCCGCGGCGCGCGTTTGATCGCTATATGGCGCCGGACTTTATCGAACACAAACCTGATGTTTCAAGCGGGAGTCGTGAGGCAGCTGCCACCTTTCTTGAGCAATTGATTGCCGAGTTGCCTCAAGCCCGGTGGGAGGTGGTGCGAACAATCACGGAGGGCCAAATGGTGTTCCTCCACGGTCGGTTTACGCCAGCCCCTGGGGCACCACCTTACGCAATTGCAGACGTGTTCAGGCTCAACAACTGCAAGATCTCAGAGCATTGGGATGTTGTTGCACCACCGCCAGCGGTTCAGCGAAACCCGAATAGCCGCTTTTGAGTCTGGAGGAGCTTCGATGTGATGCGAGCTACTCCTAGCCACGCCCCGTCGCACTCATCCAAAGCCATGCTCTGCCGGGATCGGGGAGGGCGGGCCATTCGGCATTGTGATCAGTTCCTCGTTTGATGCGCCATTCCTGTAGCGGGTGAGCAGCTCTTCAGGATCAATGACGACGCCCACCGGATTGGCAGCGAAAGCCTTGCTCTCCATGAAGGCCATCGCATCCTCAAGCGTCCCGCAATCGACCTGAAGTTCCATCCGGTTGCCGTCCGGATCCTTGTAGTACATCGAAAGCGTTGTCCCATGATGGATCGGCCAATAAGGCAAGATCCCGGCGGCCTTCAGTCGCGCATAGGTTTCGAGAAGATCGCCTGCGCCAGCATAGGTATAGGCGACGTGGTTGACCCCGATTGTGCCACGTTCATTCCCGCCATCCGGGTTGAAGGCATTGAGATTGGCGAAAGCGAACCGGTGGTGCTCATCGTCATAGGTCATGAACGCGAGAGCGGGATCGCGATGCACGACCCGAGCCTCGAAAACGGTCTCGTACCATGCGATCATCTCGTCGTAGCGACGCGTCTGATAAACGACATGTGCGAATTTGACAGGTTTTGCCATTGTCTCTTTCCCCCTTGTGCGCGCCGGATCGAGTCGCGTCCGGCATCCTATGTTCGCTGGTTTAAGGTGCAAGAGGGGAGCGCGCTTGCGAGAAGGGCGCAAGGCGGGCATGATCGCGGGATGCACATCTTCACACCCGGCATGCGCCGCACCTGCCTCGCCCTTCTTGCCTTTTCTTTCGCTGCTCCTGCAGCCGCCGATACATTGATCGATAATGTGAATGGCATCACGCTGGACGAGGCGGGCCATGTTGTCCGGTTTTCCGGGCTGGTGATCGGCAATGATGGAAAGATCGCCCGCCTGATGACAGCGTCGTCACCACCGGCCGAACCGGCCCGGAAAATGAAGAAGGGTAAGACTGCTCCTGACCCCTCGCGCCCGGACTACCGGATCGACGGCAAGGGGCGAACCATGCTGCCCGGCCTGATCGATGCGCACGGGCATGTCATGGGGCTCGGTTTTCAGGCGCTGACGCTCGATCTGTCTGATACAAATTCGCTTGCCGAGGCGCAGGCGAGAATTGCCGCTTATGCGCGCGATCATGCCAATCGGCGCTGGATCATCGGACGGGGCTGGAACCAGGAGCGGTGGGGGCTGGGGCGGTTTCCGACTGCGGCCGAACTGGATGCTGTCGTGGCAGACAAGCCGGTCTGGCTCGAACGGGTCGATGGACATGCGGGCTGGGCAAACAGTGCGGCAATGGCCGAGGCGGGAATTACGGCAAAGTCTGTCTCGCCGTCCGGCGGGCGGATCGAGATGGCTGGCGGACAGCCAAGCGGCATTTTTGTCGATTCCGCCATGAAATTGATTGACACGGCTGTGCCCCGGCCGCTGTCGCGCGAACGCGATCAGGCCCTGATCAAGGCGCAAGAGGCGCTGCTTGCCTTTGGCATCACCGGGATTGCCGACATGGGCACAAGCCTTGAGGACTGGTCAAGCTATCGCCGCGCCGGGGACGGCGGCTGGCTGAATATCCGGATCTTTTCCTATTCTGATGGGCTCGATCCGATCCTTGTGATTGGCGGCAATACCCCCACGCCCTGGCTCTATGGAGACAAGTTGCGCATGGGTGGCGTAAAACTTTATGCTGATGGCGCACTTGGCTCGCGCGGGGCTTGGTTGAAGGCGCCCTATGCCGATGCACCGGGCAATCGCGGTCTCCAGTTTGTCGAGGATACGAAGCTCAGGAACATCATGAGCCGGGCAGCGCTCGACGGATACCAGATTGCAATCCATGCCATCGGCGATGCGGCCAATGCGCAATCCCTCGCGGCCTTTTCCGAACTGCAATCGACATATACCGGGGACCGGCGCTGGCGCATCGAACATGCGCAGATCCTTGATCCCGCCGATATTCCGCGCTTTGCGCAACTTGGTGTGATTGCGTCGATGCAACCGGTCCACCAGACGAGCGACCGGACCATGGCGGAAGCGCGACTGGGCCCGGGGCGGTTGAAAGGGGCCTATGCCTGGAAGAGCCTCCTGACCTCCGGCGCGCGTCTCGCCTTTGGGTCGGATACGCCGGTCGAAAGCCCGGACCCCTTTGCCGGGCTTGCCGCCACAATCACCCGCGAGGATGCAAAGGGCGAACCCTTTGGCGGCTGGCAACCGCAGGAGCGGATCTCGCGCGAAGAGGCGCTCGCGGGCTTTACGACCGGTGCGGCCTACGCCGCATTCGCAGAAAGCAAGGTCGGGCGGCTGGCGCCCGGTCTTTGGGCCGATTTCATCCTGGTCGACCGCGATCCCATGCTGGCGACCCCTGCCGAACTCCGCGCAACAAAAGTGCTGGAAACCTGGGTGGCCGGACGGAAAGTCTATTCGCGGCCTAATTGACCAGCGCGGTCAAAGTCCCGGTCGTCAGCACTTGCGGCAGTTCCACCGGTTCTGCATTGCCTTTTGCATACCAGAGGTAAAGCGGCACGCCTGATCGGCCGTGCGCCTCGAGAAAGCGCGTGATCTCCGGATCGCCGTTGGTCCAGTCTCCAACCATCACGGTCACCCCTGCCTTTTCGAATGCAGCCTTGGTTTCGGCGCGATCGATTGCGGCCTTTTCATTGACCTTGCAGGTCAGGCACCAATCGGCAGTGAAATAGAGAAAGACAGGCGTATTGGCCTTGCGCAAGGTGGTCAGGCGGCCTTCCGAAAATGGCTCTGCGCCCATAACCGCGGTGTGGGCAGGCGCCAGCGTGAACAGGAAGGGCATGGCATAAGCGGCGCCCGCCGATACCGCTGCAAAGCCGGTAAGTGCAACCACCCCGAGCGGCCGACGCCGTCCACCGATCCAGCCAACAAGTCCGACAAGCACCGATCCGGCGATGCCGATGTACAGGCCTGTCGGTCCCGTCTGGCGCCAGAGCAACCAGAGAAGCGCAACGACGGTCAGGGCCATCGGTATGGCAAGGAAGCGCTGGAAGGTCGCCATCCATGCACCGGGTTTTGGCACCATCCGGCGAAGTGCCGGAACAAAGCCGAGCCCCAGGAACGGCAGGGCAAGGCCCAGGCCCAACCCGGCGAAGATCGCGAGCGCGGCCGGAACGGGAAGGACAAGCGCTGCACCCAGTGCAGCAGCCATGAAGGGCCCGGTGCAGGGCGTTGCGACAAACGCTGCGAGAACGCCTGTCCAGAAGGCGCCGGTCATACCACCCTTTGAGGCCAGCGCATCGCCCCCGCCATAGCTTCGCAAATGGAGCAGGCCCATGAGGCTCAGTGTGATGGCGCTGGCAAGCAATGTGAGGAAAAGGATCACGCGCGGGTCCTGCAACTGAAAGGCCCAACCCACCTGAGTGCCACCAGCGCGCAGAGCGAGCAGTCCGCCGCCGAGGGCCAGGCAGGTTGCGATGACACCCGCAGCATAGGCCAGCGCTTCCCTCTTCGCTTCGCCTTCATCAATGCTTCCGGCCCGCGCCAGGCTGATCGCCTTGAGGCTGATCACCGGAAAGACGCACGGCATGATGTTGAGGATCAACCCGCCCAGGATGGCACCGCCGAGTGCAAGGACAAGGGCCAGAAGGCCTGCATCGCTGCTGCCCTTTTCGACTGTGCCAGGCACTGCGGAGACAGTCAGTCCTTCGCCCTTGCCAAGCGCAACAACGCCTTCAAGCGTCTTCGGGCTGGCAAAGCCAAAGAGCGCCTTCGAGGTTTCGATAACCAGCATGTCGCCAACGCGGCTGACTTTCTGCGGAGCCGCATAATTCAGGACATTTTCGCTGGTGGAGAAGAACCATGGGTCAGTCGCTGGGCGGCTGGCGGGATAGGGGATGCCGATGCGGATCGCTGGCCCTTCGATCTCGAAATGCGCGATGCTCCCCAACGGGCGCGGCAGTTTCGTCCGCCACGCGTCGAACCGGGCACGATCAGCTGCTGCGATTGTGCCGTCGCCGACGGTCAGGTCCAGCGCGAGATCGTCATGCTCGGGCACGCAAATCTTGTCGGTGCAGGCCAGCCGGTCGATCGACAGACGCAGCGGTAGCCTGGTTCCCTTGGCAAGATTGCCCGGCACTGTCAGGGTCGCGAGCAGGGCATGTTCCGTATTGAAGACGTGATTCATCAGGTCCGCAATTACCAACCGTTCCGGCACGGGGTAGCGCGGCGCGCTGACCGTCACACCGTTCGGCAGCGCCCAGTGCAACTGCGCGGAGAGGCCCGCGTCGCCCGGGTTCTGCCAATAGCCATGCCAACCCGGCTCTGGCTGCATGAGGATCGCAATCGTGATCGCATTGCCAGGGGCAGGCTCTGCAGATTCCGCCACCAATGATGCCCTGATGTGGTTTTGGGCCCAAGCCGGTGGTGCGAAAGCGCAGAGCATTGCGACCAGGCTCATCAGGCCGCACCGAAGCCAGTTCATCGAAAATCCTTGTTGCATTACAGGCAGCGCTATAGCCTGTTTCGGTTGAACACAAAGCGGAGTTACAGGGTGAGGAAAATCCTTCTGGCTGGTGCAATGCTGGCCTTGTCGACAGCGGCTTTTCCGGCAAACGCGAAAGAGGCCGCGGCGCCAGCTGCGGTCGCGCCCAAGCTTATCGTTGCGATTGCGGTCGACCAGTTTTCATCCGACCTGTTCAATGAATATCGGGGGCGTGTCACCGGCGGCCTGGCCCGACTGGGCAAGGGAGTTGTTTTTGCACGAGGCCATCAGAGCCATGCGGCGACCGAAACTTGCCCCGGGCATTCGACAATCCTGACGGGTAGCCACCCGGCCCGGACGGGAATCATTGCGAACGACTGGCAGAACCCGCGGGCTGCGCGCACAGACAGTGCCGGGAAGCCGAGCTATGAGGTCTATTGCGCGGAAGACGAAAGCCTGCCGGGAAGCAATGCGTCCAACTACACGGTGTCGCCCCATCATCTGAAAGTGCCGACCCTTGGCGACAGGATGAAGTCTGTTTTTCCGGGAACGCGTGTCGTTGCCGTTTCCGGCAAGGACCGCGCGGCCGTGATGATGGGCGGGCATGATGCGGATTTCGAAATCTGGTGGGATGGCAAGAGCTTCACCAGTTACAAGACCAAGCTTGCGGACCTTCCTGCGGGCCTTGCTGCTGTCAATGCACGGGCGACGGCGGCTATTGCAAAGCCCGCTGCCATCAGATTGCCAGCAGATTGCGCGGGTCAGGTGCGCGATATTCCCATTTCAACGTCAATGAAGATCGGTCGGCTTGCCCTGCGCAAGCCGGGGGACGAACGCGGATGGCGGGCAACGCCGGAGTTTGATGCACTGACCCTTGATGCGGCTCTTGCCGCGTTCGATGAATTGAAGCTCGGGCGGGGCAGCGGGACCGATGTGCTCGCCGTCAGCTTTTCGGCGACCGATTATGTCGGCCATGGCTTTGGCACCGAAGGCCCTGAAATGTGCGCCCAGATTCACGCGCTCGATGCGACGCTTGGGCGCTTCTTTGCCGCGCTTGACAAGGCGAAGATGCCCTATGCCGTGGTGCTGACGGCCGATCATGGCGGACATGATGCGCCCGAGCGCAACCGCGAAGATGCATTGCCTGAGGCGCAGCGGGTCGATGCAGCGCTGTCGGCAAAATCCGTCGGAGCAATACTTGCCACGCGCTTTGGCCTTGCCGATAGCGCGCTCCTCGGTCGGTCGGCCTTTGGCGACATTTACCTCTCCCCGGCGGTGCCTCCGGAAAAGCGAGCAGACGTTCTGCAAGCCGCAGTGGCGGCCTATCGCCAGAATCCGCAGGTGGCAGCCGTCTTCACGGCGGCAGACATTGTCGCAGCCCCGGCCCCGTCTGCACCGGTTGACGAATGGTCGCTTCTGGACCGGGTCAAGGCCAGTTTCGATCCGGAACGGTCGGGCGATTTCATTGTCTTGCTGAAGCCCTATGTCACGCCGATCCCCGCCGGTGGCCCGGGCTTTGTCGCAACGCATGGATCGCCCTGGGGATATGACCGGCGGGTGCCGATCCTGTTCTGGTGGAAGGGCATGACCGGGTTCGAACAGCCCAATGCCGTCGAGACGGTCGATATCCTGCCGACGCTGGCCAGCCTGATCGGCTTGGCTGTGCCGTCTGCAGAAATCGACGGGCGCTGTCTGGACCTGATCGCGGGGCCGGCAAGCAACTGCCACTGAACGGCGACTTCTTCGGCTTGTCCAGTCCGGTCAAGCAGGCTAGCTTCCCTGATCAATAGGACGAATCCCTCAAAAGTCGCAAAGGCGGGATAGAGGAGGACGGGATGCGGAAGTTCATGATTTCATCCGCAGCGATTGCTGCGCTTGCGGTGGCCAATCCGGTGTCGGCATCTGGCGGCGGCGGAGGTGGCGGCGGCGGAGGCTTCCCGAGCGACAGCGCGCCGCAATATGATCCGGTCGCCGAATACACAAAGGGCATTGCAGCGCTTCAGGCGCAGGATTTCAAGGCGGCCAAGATTGCATTTGACCATGTTCTGGCCAGTGCTCCGCGCGACGCGAATACAAATTTTCTTGCCGGCATGGCCCGCGAAGGCCTGAACGACTGGAAAGGCGCGCGGAAGTTCTTCGAAAAGGCGACCAAGATCGATCCCAACATGACGAACGCCTGGCGGGAACTGGGCGTGAGTTATGTCAAGATCGGCGACAGGCCCAATGCGGAAGCGACGCTCGCTGCGCTTCAGGCCAAAGCCACTGCCTGTGCCACGACATGCCCAACAGCGGGCGAAATCAAAAGTGCGATCGATGCGATTTCGGCAGCAATGGCAGCCGCCCCGGCAGCATCGCTTGCGCCGAGCCAAAGCCTGCTCTTCGCAAGTGCAGCCAAGGGCGATGCACTTTATCTCGATGCTGTCGGGCTGATCAACGAGCATCGCTATGAGGATGCGATTGCAGCGCTCAAATCGGCTCAGGCAAGCTTCGGGCCCCATCCCGATATCCTGACCTATCTCGGCTTTGCCAATCGCAAGCTCAAACGGTTCGACGTCGCAGAGAGTTATTATCTTGCAGCATTGGCTGTTGCCCCGAACCATCGCGGCGCAACCGAATATTATGGCGAACTTATGGTCGAGCGCGGGGATCTGGCAGGGGCAAGGCTGAAGCTGGCGCTCCTAGATGCGCAATGTCAGTTCGGTTGCGCCGAGGCGGAGGAATTGCGGCGTTGGATCGCGGCAGGTCACTCGCCGCACTCCTGAGGCTCCTTGCTCTCACAGTCGCGGCATGTGCTGGCGCGCGCGCCAGTGCCCCATTGCCGATCCGGGAAGCGAACTGGCTCGTTGCTTCGCAACGGCTTCATCTGCTGACAACCCGTCCGGAGGAATGCCTGCCAGAGGATCCGCCGGACATTGTGTCGCTTGTCTACGGGACGGTTGCGTTCCGGGATCCGATGCTGCTCGGCGGGCAGGCAGCGCGGGCCGGGCTCAGTTGCATGAGCTGTCATCGCGGCGGACGCGGCAATCCCGGTTTCCATTTTCCGCGCCTGTCGGGTGCACCGGGCACTGCAGATGTCACCTCTTCACTGATGAGTTCCCATCGCGGAGACGGGATAGCCAACCCGAAGCGCATTCCCGACCTGACCTTTGACGTCCCGAAAATCTCGCGCGTGGACGAACATGGCCTCGAAGCCTTCATTCGCGGACTCATTGTCGAAGAGTTTGACGGTGAGCCGCCCTCGCCCGTAATCCTGAAGGGTCTGGCGAGCTATGTCCGGGCGCTGGATCCGTCGCATTGCCCCTCAAGGCAGGACCAGCCCTATGGATTGGCCAACGCGCTGGCCGACTATTTCCTTGCGCTCGGCGCTGCGGAAACGGCTTTGGTCGATAACGATCCCGACACGGCAATCGCAATGCTTCGGGGTGCCCGCTCCATCCTTGGCGGGATTGATGCGCGCTTCCAGGGCCGGGGGCTGGAGGAACAGCGTTCCGCACTGAAAGAGGCCGGGCTTGCATTGGCGCAAATTCAGCAGCAGCTTCGTGAGGGCGGAGACCTGACCGGTCCGGTGGATGCTGTTCATCGACGCTGGATCGCGACCCGTCGCTGGGCAGATCCGCTCATCCGCAGCGAGCGGCAATCCCTCTACAATCCGGAAAAGCTGAAGGCAGCCCTGGCAGGCTGAGCCCGCTAAAAAGCTTGCGCAGCGCCAAAAAACCAAGCAGCATGTCGGTTCCGGAGAGGGAAAACATAAATAATGCCGAATAATCAGACAGATAGGGTTGCGCCGCCATCTTTGTTCCTGGCGCTGACAGAGCCAATGCGGGCCTTGATGGAACTCGGTTCGATCCCCATGGCTGCACCGATCCTCGCTTCTGCGCCGCGTGGAGACGGGCATCCGGTACTCGTTTTGCCGGGATTTATCACCACCGACCGGTCGACATCGCTGCTTCGCCGCTTCCTCACGCGCATGGGCTATGATGCTCACAGCTGGAACCTTGGCCGCAATCTCGGCCCCAAGGCGATCGGGCTGGAAGGCGAGCACCTGATAGCGCGCCTCGACGAGATCCATGCGCTAACCGGCCAAAGAACAAGCCTTGTGGGCTGGAGCCTTGGCGGCATGATGGCGCGTCAACTTTCGCGCCGGCGGCCGGATCTTGTCCGGCAAGTCATTACACTGGGATCACCCATTGTCGGTGACCCGCGCGCGACCAACGCCTGGCGCGCCTACCAGCGCTTTACCGGACACCGGCTCGACGATCCGGGCGTAGACGAGCAGCTGCGCGAGAGCGAATTGCCGCCCCCTGTCCCGTCGACCGCCATTTTCAGCAAGGAAGACGGCGTGGTTGCCTGGCAGAATTGCATCGAGCCCGAAGATGCCTTCACGGACAACATCCGTGTCTATGGCAGTCACTGCGGTCTGGGCGTCAATCCGGTGGTGCTCTATGCTGTGGCGGACCGGCTGGCGCAGGAAGATGGAAGCTGGAAGCCGTTCGACCGCACCGGGCTGATGCGGCAGTGCGTCTATCCGTCATCGGGGCATAGCCACTAGACCGTCACGCCCGCGGATGGGCGTTCCGGTATACGTCGAGCAGATAGGCAGCATCGACTGACGTGTAAATCTGCGTCGAACTGAGGCTGGCATGGCCCAGCAGTTCCTGCAGGCTGCGCAAGTCTGCGCCTCCGGCAAGCAAATGCGTGGCGAAGCTGTGCCGCAGGGCGTGCGGGGTCGTCCGTTCGCCAAGGCCAAGCCGCGTGCGGGCTGCCCGGACCGAGCGGCGGATGATGGCAGGATTGAGAGGCCCGCCCCGGCTGCCGCGAAAGAGCGGCTGGTCGTTGGTCGCCGGATAGGGGCAGAGCGCCACATAGGCATTGATCGCGTCGGCGACAGGAGCGAGCAAGGGCACGATCCGGGTCTTGTTCCGCTTGCCGGTTACGCGCAGCACCCGTTCCAGCGGCAGAACGGCGCCCGTCAGGCCCAAGGCCTCGCTGATCCGCAGGCCCGCGCCATAAAGAAGAAGGAGAATCGCCCAGTCGCGTGCGCCGATCCAGCTGTCCGAAGCCTGGTCCGCGACATCTTCGGCCAGCGACACCGCTTCGGCTGGCGAAATGGCGCGTGGCAGGCCTTTTTTGACCCTTGGCCCCTTGAGACGCGGGACGCCCTCCGCTCCGCCGGCAAAGGCAAGAAATCCCCGGATCGCCGAGAGTTCCCGAGCGGCGCTGGCGTTGCCCAGTCCCTCCATCCGGCGCCGCGCCAGAAAAGCGCGCAGATCGGACGCCTCAACCGCATCAAGCTGCGGTGGCCCGCCCTGGTGGTCGCTGAGGAATGCC of the Aquisediminimonas profunda genome contains:
- a CDS encoding VOC family protein, which gives rise to MAKPVKFAHVVYQTRRYDEMIAWYETVFEARVVHRDPALAFMTYDDEHHRFAFANLNAFNPDGGNERGTIGVNHVAYTYAGAGDLLETYARLKAAGILPYWPIHHGTTLSMYYKDPDGNRMELQVDCGTLEDAMAFMESKAFAANPVGVVIDPEELLTRYRNGASNEELITMPNGPPSPIPAEHGFG
- a CDS encoding nuclear transport factor 2 family protein, with product MAKTSRRLFAGAAAMLLAPSLTPIASASTRACDGTEEANRNIVLAFYNEALVGLQPRRAFDRYMAPDFIEHKPDVSSGSREAAATFLEQLIAELPQARWEVVRTITEGQMVFLHGRFTPAPGAPPYAIADVFRLNNCKISEHWDVVAPPPAVQRNPNSRF
- a CDS encoding NAD(P)-dependent oxidoreductase, with the protein product MAKLAFIGLGVMGGPMAQHLAEAGHDMTVYNRTQSRADAWVRVNGGRSASSPAEAAEDADAVITCVGNDDDLAAVTLSRDGAFRTMRKDSLFIDHTTVSAKIARQLAVEAKDKYILPIDAPMTGGQIGAQKGALTLMCGGRAKAIEAATPIMQAYAAKIVHVGPTGAGQLTKMVNQIGFAGIVQSLAEAIRFAQAENLDLDKVFEAISGGAASSWQMTNRWATMARDEFDFGLAVDLMRKDLGLAFDEARGNGATLPVTALVDQFLADVQGLGGGRQDPSALIRRLAKPD
- a CDS encoding threonine ammonia-lyase, which gives rise to MSDLDHLPVTLDDVRAAHDRVSGAVIRTPTLQSQTLSAMTGANIYLKFENLQFTAAYKERGALNRLLLMGDNARKNGVIAASAGNHAQGLAYHGKRLGVPVTIVMPKLTPTVKVMQTEAHGATVVLYGETFEAANAHARALEGERSLTFVHPFDEPDIIAGQGTVALEMLEDAPDIDTLVVPIGGGGLISGMATAAKALRPDLRVIGVEAELYPSMHNVVTGADAPCTGDTLAEGIAVKHPGELTRRFVKTLVDEILLVSERRLEEAVSLLLQIEKTVVEGAGAAGLAALMEHADQFRGRTVGIVLTGGNIDTRLLANVLLRDQVRSGRLARIRIRLQDRPGALVNVFRVIAEQNVNVLEIYHQRVFTDLPAKGLITDIECETRDAPHLARLIAALREAGYDVSQVELA
- a CDS encoding arginyltransferase; amino-acid sequence: MTAQFRFPRFFVTSPSPCPYLPGKQERKVFTELTGANASELNDALGKIGFRRSQGVAYRPSCGDCSACISVRVVTQEFAPNASQRKVLKRHSDLEVTAAQPWSTDEQYQLLRQYLAARHPDGGMAGMDEIDFADMVEQTPVNTFVIEYREPSVNGMPGRLVGACLTDQQGDGLSMIYSFFAAQDETRVGLGNFIIMDHILRAGAAGLPYVYLGYWIQGSSRMEYKTKFRPIERLGPDGWHRFDPEQGAQPTPPPAIRISQLA
- a CDS encoding amidohydrolase, whose product is MHIFTPGMRRTCLALLAFSFAAPAAADTLIDNVNGITLDEAGHVVRFSGLVIGNDGKIARLMTASSPPAEPARKMKKGKTAPDPSRPDYRIDGKGRTMLPGLIDAHGHVMGLGFQALTLDLSDTNSLAEAQARIAAYARDHANRRWIIGRGWNQERWGLGRFPTAAELDAVVADKPVWLERVDGHAGWANSAAMAEAGITAKSVSPSGGRIEMAGGQPSGIFVDSAMKLIDTAVPRPLSRERDQALIKAQEALLAFGITGIADMGTSLEDWSSYRRAGDGGWLNIRIFSYSDGLDPILVIGGNTPTPWLYGDKLRMGGVKLYADGALGSRGAWLKAPYADAPGNRGLQFVEDTKLRNIMSRAALDGYQIAIHAIGDAANAQSLAAFSELQSTYTGDRRWRIEHAQILDPADIPRFAQLGVIASMQPVHQTSDRTMAEARLGPGRLKGAYAWKSLLTSGARLAFGSDTPVESPDPFAGLAATITREDAKGEPFGGWQPQERISREEALAGFTTGAAYAAFAESKVGRLAPGLWADFILVDRDPMLATPAELRATKVLETWVAGRKVYSRPN